A single genomic interval of Alistipes provencensis harbors:
- the dnaG gene encoding DNA primase, with translation MIDRETVDRIYAAANIVDIVGEYVTLKRKGVNYQACCPFHNEKTPSFVVSPSKGVYKCFGCGKGGNAVTFLMEHENITYPEALKMVAKRYGIEVKEKEMSEEEVRRNDDRESMFALNGWAAEYFANYLHRETEGQSVGLSYFRQKRGMTDATIKKFGLGFCPAKGDRMSKDALAAGYKQEFLISTGLSLVSDRDGGLYDRFRDRVIFPVHNISGRIVAFGGRTLRTDKQVAKYQNSPESEIYSKKRELYGLYFAKKAIQQQDYAIMVEGYTDVISMHQAGVENVVSSSGTSLTTEQIRLLNRFTKNITVIYDGDSAGIHASLRGIDMILKEGMNVRVVLLPEPEDPDSFARSHTAAEVQEYIRANEQDFLEFKAKLLLKDAQGDPIRKASLIADMVQSVSQIPDPIQRSVYIKECARIMDIDEQILISEVARKRMTTSGDRETDEFLRRQTTLRQREAPQPEVEFVRQVEAGSSFEALEREIVKYLLKYGHCSFDFKEGRTMVACNVAEVIFAELSDDNIEFRNPVYAKIMNAYRQQWEQLGTGVEVPAHVFLTHIDPEVCNMSVDILTADDNYVLSELWQRKEIHIDSDAEMLAVGVPKAVTLYKSKVIEALIKELQAKLADELPDDEQKEIMQRLAAYNQVKKTIANKIGRPIL, from the coding sequence ATGATCGACAGGGAAACAGTAGACCGCATTTACGCAGCCGCCAATATCGTGGATATCGTCGGCGAATATGTCACGCTCAAGCGAAAGGGCGTGAACTATCAGGCGTGCTGTCCGTTCCACAACGAGAAGACTCCGTCGTTCGTCGTGTCGCCCTCGAAGGGCGTCTACAAGTGTTTCGGATGCGGCAAGGGCGGCAACGCCGTGACGTTCCTGATGGAGCACGAGAACATCACCTATCCCGAGGCGCTGAAGATGGTCGCCAAGCGCTACGGCATCGAGGTCAAGGAGAAGGAGATGTCGGAGGAGGAGGTGCGCCGCAACGACGACCGCGAGTCGATGTTCGCCCTGAACGGCTGGGCCGCGGAGTATTTTGCCAACTACCTCCACCGCGAGACCGAGGGACAGAGCGTCGGGCTCTCCTATTTCCGCCAGAAGCGCGGGATGACCGACGCCACGATCAAGAAATTCGGGCTGGGATTCTGTCCCGCCAAGGGCGACCGGATGTCGAAGGACGCTCTGGCGGCGGGTTACAAGCAGGAGTTCCTCATCTCGACGGGACTTTCGTTGGTCAGCGACCGCGACGGGGGGCTTTACGACCGCTTCCGCGACCGGGTGATCTTTCCCGTGCACAATATTTCGGGGCGCATCGTAGCCTTCGGAGGCCGCACGCTCCGCACGGACAAGCAGGTCGCCAAGTACCAGAACTCCCCCGAGAGCGAGATATACAGCAAGAAAAGGGAGCTTTACGGCCTCTATTTCGCCAAGAAGGCCATTCAGCAGCAGGATTACGCCATCATGGTCGAGGGCTATACCGACGTGATATCGATGCATCAGGCCGGGGTGGAGAATGTCGTGTCGTCGTCCGGAACGTCGCTGACGACGGAGCAGATACGCCTGTTGAACCGCTTTACGAAGAACATCACGGTCATCTACGACGGTGATTCGGCGGGTATTCACGCTTCGCTGCGCGGTATCGACATGATTCTGAAAGAGGGGATGAACGTGCGTGTGGTGTTGTTGCCCGAACCCGAGGACCCCGACTCGTTCGCCCGCAGCCATACGGCCGCCGAGGTGCAGGAGTACATCCGCGCCAACGAGCAGGACTTTCTGGAGTTCAAGGCCAAGCTGCTGTTGAAGGATGCGCAGGGCGACCCGATCCGGAAAGCGTCGCTGATCGCCGACATGGTGCAGTCGGTGTCGCAGATACCCGACCCGATCCAGCGCTCGGTCTATATCAAGGAGTGCGCGCGGATCATGGACATCGACGAGCAGATATTGATTTCGGAGGTGGCGCGCAAGCGCATGACCACGTCGGGCGACCGCGAGACGGACGAGTTTCTGCGCCGGCAGACGACGCTTAGGCAGCGGGAGGCGCCGCAGCCCGAGGTGGAGTTCGTCAGGCAGGTCGAGGCGGGGAGCAGTTTCGAGGCGCTGGAGCGCGAGATCGTGAAATACCTGCTGAAATACGGCCATTGCTCGTTCGACTTCAAGGAGGGGCGGACGATGGTGGCGTGCAACGTGGCGGAGGTGATCTTCGCGGAGCTGAGCGACGACAACATCGAGTTCCGCAATCCGGTCTACGCCAAGATCATGAACGCTTACCGCCAGCAGTGGGAGCAGTTGGGGACCGGCGTGGAGGTTCCGGCGCACGTCTTCCTGACCCACATCGACCCGGAGGTGTGCAACATGTCGGTGGACATCCTCACGGCGGATGACAATTATGTGCTCAGCGAGTTGTGGCAGCGCAAGGAGATACACATCGACAGCGATGCCGAGATGCTGGCCGTGGGGGTGCCGAAGGCCGTGACGCTCTACAAATCGAAGGTGATCGAGGCGCTGATCAAGGAGTTGCAGGCGAAGCTGGCCGACGAACTCCCCGACGACGAGCAAAAGGAGATCATGCAGCGGCTGGCAGCTTACAATCAGGTTAAAAAGACGATAGCCAATAAGATAGGACGACCGATTTTATAA
- a CDS encoding Cof-type HAD-IIB family hydrolase, with protein MIKALFLDVDGTLISFKTHEVPASTLEALRRAHARGVRLFIATGRAAGDLEQLEEILYDGVVALNGADCLMRDGTPVARHPVPRADFERAMELSDRYGFSLAFELNEGLFINRLSPAAKEWSRLVAHPMPVETDLYALFDKVECCQMCFFFDPELEREVMPQLPGLVTGRWCPIFVDVNVRGVDKATGMAEFAAHFGFAHDETMAFGDGGNDVAMLRAAGVGVAMGNACDEALGAADHVTASVDDDGILKALEKFGVIDKQ; from the coding sequence ATGATAAAGGCTCTGTTTCTGGACGTCGACGGGACGCTAATCAGCTTTAAGACCCACGAGGTGCCTGCTTCCACGTTGGAGGCACTGCGCCGGGCGCATGCCCGCGGCGTGCGGCTCTTCATCGCCACGGGGCGCGCGGCCGGGGATCTGGAGCAGTTGGAGGAGATTCTCTACGACGGCGTGGTGGCGCTGAACGGCGCCGACTGCCTGATGCGCGACGGGACGCCCGTCGCCCGCCATCCCGTTCCGCGAGCCGATTTCGAGCGCGCCATGGAGCTTTCGGACCGATACGGTTTTTCGCTGGCGTTCGAGCTGAACGAGGGGTTGTTCATCAACCGCCTGTCGCCAGCCGCCAAAGAGTGGTCGCGGCTGGTGGCTCATCCGATGCCGGTCGAGACCGATCTCTATGCGCTTTTCGACAAGGTCGAGTGTTGCCAGATGTGTTTCTTCTTCGATCCGGAACTGGAGCGCGAGGTGATGCCGCAGTTGCCGGGGCTGGTGACGGGGCGTTGGTGCCCGATCTTCGTCGACGTCAATGTCCGGGGTGTCGACAAGGCGACGGGAATGGCCGAATTCGCCGCGCATTTCGGCTTCGCGCACGACGAGACGATGGCTTTCGGCGACGGCGGCAACGATGTGGCGATGCTCCGGGCCGCGGGTGTCGGCGTGGCGATGGGCAATGCCTGCGACGAGGCGCTCGGCGCCGCGGATCATGTGACGGCGTCGGTCGACGACGACGGCATCTTGAAAGCGCTGGAAAAATTCGGGGTGATTGATAAACAATAG
- a CDS encoding GtrA family protein: MRVSELIVKAIDCFYIRPVRALMPLQVFRYAVCGGVTYILFDPLCYFLFYNFIVAHRYFDLGFVVVSPHIAAMVLVFPFTFFVGFWLNRHVAFRRSPIGAGTQLLRYLLSVAGSILLTYAGLKFFVEMCGVWPTPAKMLTTLLTTVYSFLAAKYFTFRHASAE, encoded by the coding sequence ATGCGTGTTTCGGAGTTGATAGTCAAGGCGATCGATTGCTTCTACATCAGGCCCGTCCGGGCGTTGATGCCCTTGCAGGTATTTCGCTATGCCGTCTGCGGAGGTGTGACCTACATCCTGTTCGATCCCCTCTGTTATTTCCTGTTCTACAATTTCATCGTCGCCCACCGCTATTTCGATCTGGGATTCGTGGTCGTCTCCCCGCATATCGCGGCGATGGTCCTCGTTTTTCCGTTCACGTTTTTCGTGGGCTTCTGGCTCAATCGGCATGTAGCGTTCCGCCGGTCGCCGATAGGCGCCGGGACGCAGTTGCTGCGCTACCTGCTGTCGGTGGCGGGGTCGATTCTGCTGACCTATGCGGGACTGAAATTCTTCGTTGAAATGTGCGGGGTATGGCCTACGCCGGCGAAGATGCTCACGACGCTGCTGACGACCGTCTACAGTTTCCTCGCGGCCAAGTACTTCACTTTCCGGCACGCCTCTGCCGAGTGA
- a CDS encoding riboflavin synthase — protein sequence MFSGIVERTAEVVAIRTDRQNKDFTLRADFCKELKIDQSIAHNGVCLTVVDITEDTYTVTAMKETLDRSNLGLLREGDLVNLERSMKPDALLDGHIVQGHVDQTAVCTAKEDADGSWYFTFEYEPQGEGLCTVEKGSVTVNGVSLTVCDSKESSFRVAIIPYTFEHTNFCRIDVGSVVNLEFDIVGKYIARLMKNYMK from the coding sequence ATGTTTTCAGGCATCGTGGAACGCACGGCGGAGGTTGTGGCGATCCGGACGGACCGTCAGAACAAGGATTTTACCCTGCGTGCGGATTTCTGCAAGGAGTTGAAAATCGATCAGAGCATAGCACATAACGGCGTATGTTTGACAGTTGTGGACATCACGGAGGACACCTACACCGTGACGGCCATGAAGGAGACCCTCGACCGCAGCAACCTCGGGCTGCTGCGCGAGGGCGATCTGGTCAACCTCGAACGCTCGATGAAGCCCGATGCCCTGCTGGACGGGCACATCGTGCAGGGACACGTCGACCAGACGGCCGTCTGCACGGCCAAAGAGGACGCCGACGGCAGTTGGTACTTCACGTTCGAGTACGAGCCGCAGGGCGAGGGGCTGTGTACGGTCGAGAAGGGCTCGGTGACGGTGAACGGCGTGAGTCTCACGGTCTGCGACTCGAAAGAGTCGTCGTTCCGCGTGGCGATCATTCCCTACACCTTCGAGCATACGAATTTCTGCCGGATCGATGTGGGATCGGTGGTGAACCTCGAGTTCGACATCGTGGGCAAGTACATCGCCCGGCTGATGAAAAACTACATGAAGTAA
- a CDS encoding SPOR domain-containing protein, whose protein sequence is MNGTPMTEQVGRLVGNLLAGGGEVFLPGVGSLYTERRPARRIDRRTVQPPYRVVSFTSQERGASLVDEIARVMREGGEAPEADPQAAAQEVYDRWLARAQEANLLTVEGVGVLAFKNFTPDEAFERRLNPQGREPVKIRAPRRFDWALWLGVAAIVIALVYGGREFLMLSGEPETVVAETVATERTDSLAPVESPDALAEAPQAELPAAGEEFPQPSDTASPGASVPVQADTAEAQDGEPMSLLSGRSYVVLGVFSTTENARRALREIAAKEPAFRCRIYRFGEKFMVSPFSSDNAGPCTQFIGIHAERFPGMWTYTAR, encoded by the coding sequence ATGAACGGTACACCGATGACGGAACAGGTCGGCAGACTCGTAGGCAATCTGTTGGCCGGAGGCGGGGAGGTATTCCTGCCGGGGGTGGGGTCGCTCTATACCGAGCGGCGGCCTGCCCGACGGATCGACAGGCGCACCGTGCAGCCCCCTTACCGCGTGGTGTCGTTCACCTCGCAGGAGCGGGGAGCGTCGCTGGTCGATGAGATCGCCCGTGTCATGCGGGAGGGCGGGGAGGCCCCCGAAGCCGATCCGCAGGCCGCGGCGCAGGAGGTTTACGACCGCTGGCTCGCCCGTGCGCAGGAGGCTAACCTGCTGACCGTCGAGGGTGTCGGTGTATTGGCATTCAAGAATTTCACGCCCGACGAAGCGTTCGAGCGGCGCCTGAACCCCCAAGGCCGGGAGCCCGTGAAGATACGCGCCCCGCGCCGTTTCGACTGGGCCTTGTGGCTGGGCGTTGCGGCCATTGTGATTGCGCTGGTTTACGGAGGACGGGAGTTCCTGATGCTCTCCGGGGAGCCGGAGACCGTTGTGGCTGAAACCGTTGCGACGGAGAGGACGGACTCGCTCGCTCCGGTCGAGTCGCCCGATGCGCTGGCCGAGGCTCCGCAGGCGGAACTGCCGGCGGCGGGGGAGGAGTTCCCGCAGCCGTCCGACACGGCATCGCCCGGAGCATCTGTCCCTGTGCAGGCGGACACGGCGGAGGCGCAGGACGGGGAACCGATGTCGTTGCTTTCGGGACGCAGTTATGTGGTGCTGGGCGTTTTCAGCACGACCGAAAATGCCCGACGCGCCCTGCGGGAGATCGCGGCCAAGGAGCCGGCATTCCGCTGCCGGATTTACCGTTTCGGGGAGAAATTCATGGTTTCGCCCTTCTCGTCGGATAACGCCGGGCCGTGCACGCAATTCATCGGCATCCATGCCGAGCGTTTCCCCGGCATGTGGACCTACACCGCCCGGTGA
- the lgt gene encoding prolipoprotein diacylglyceryl transferase, with protein sequence MSQSLSVVWDFDPVFFTIGSLDIRYYGLMWALAILIGAKFFDNFVKREGLPQKVSESIFIYGTLATILGARLGHCLFYDTMEYLSKPWTIITGFRDGGMASHGAAIGLLIGLWLFSRKNKLPYIWSLDRIMIPVGIGGAIVRLGNLFNSEIFGQATTLPWGFEFVRSHKWVAEFAPAAVHPTQIYEALCYLATFGILCWLYYKKDMARRRPGILFGIGLIGTFLTRFFIEYIKTEQEPFELGWTLDMGQWLSIPFILLGIYMIWRGLTRPETVPEPVVPAPKAHTAPKKKKK encoded by the coding sequence ATGTCACAATCGCTGTCCGTTGTCTGGGATTTCGACCCGGTGTTCTTCACCATCGGGTCGCTGGACATCCGGTATTATGGCCTGATGTGGGCTCTGGCCATCCTGATCGGCGCCAAATTCTTCGATAACTTCGTCAAGCGCGAAGGACTCCCGCAGAAGGTCTCGGAGTCGATATTCATCTACGGAACGCTCGCCACGATCCTCGGCGCCCGGCTGGGCCACTGCCTCTTTTACGACACGATGGAGTACCTCTCGAAGCCGTGGACCATCATCACGGGCTTCCGCGACGGCGGCATGGCCAGCCACGGTGCGGCCATCGGCCTGCTGATCGGGCTGTGGCTCTTTTCGCGCAAGAACAAGCTCCCTTACATCTGGTCGCTGGACCGCATCATGATTCCGGTGGGCATCGGCGGTGCGATCGTGCGGCTGGGCAACCTCTTCAATTCGGAGATCTTCGGGCAGGCGACCACGCTGCCTTGGGGCTTCGAGTTCGTGCGTTCGCACAAATGGGTCGCCGAGTTCGCGCCCGCGGCCGTGCATCCGACGCAGATTTACGAGGCGCTGTGCTATCTGGCGACCTTCGGGATTCTCTGCTGGCTCTACTATAAGAAAGACATGGCGCGTCGCCGTCCGGGCATCCTCTTCGGGATCGGTCTGATCGGCACATTCCTTACGCGCTTCTTCATCGAATACATCAAAACCGAGCAGGAACCTTTCGAACTGGGATGGACGCTCGACATGGGCCAGTGGCTCAGCATTCCCTTCATCCTGCTGGGTATCTATATGATCTGGCGGGGTCTTACGCGGCCCGAGACGGTTCCGGAACCGGTCGTCCCGGCGCCGAAAGCGCATACTGCTCCTAAAAAGAAGAAAAAATGA
- a CDS encoding sensor histidine kinase — protein MVYIKTKEGASLWIALLAAVIVAVGMTLLDVVWWITLCASAGVFVVVALAALFIIRKYVAYKLKPIYSIVLSRDVHTNEIFSELKDKRVENIGEELTAWADTNDREIARLKEAECFRKQYLGNVAHELKTPIFNIQGYISTLLDGGLEDELINRKYLERAEKSIDRLINIVNDLDTISKLESSMNKLNLEKFDVVALAKEIAEQAEMEADRKGIKITVKGAENLPSPFWVLADKHYIGQVFVNLIINSVRYGKEGGMTRIHFRDMLDKILVEVEDNGSGIGKEDLPRVFERFYRTDKGRSREQGGTGLGLAIVKHIVEAHGERITVRSELGVGSTFSFTLKKVNLQEVK, from the coding sequence ATGGTGTACATCAAAACGAAAGAGGGGGCGTCGCTGTGGATAGCCCTGCTCGCCGCGGTCATCGTGGCCGTGGGCATGACGCTGCTGGACGTCGTGTGGTGGATCACGCTCTGTGCGTCGGCCGGCGTGTTCGTCGTCGTGGCGCTCGCGGCGCTGTTCATCATCCGCAAGTATGTGGCCTACAAGCTCAAACCGATCTATTCGATCGTGCTTTCGCGCGATGTGCACACCAACGAGATCTTCTCGGAACTCAAGGACAAGCGGGTCGAGAACATCGGCGAGGAGCTCACGGCGTGGGCCGATACCAACGACCGGGAGATCGCCCGGCTGAAGGAGGCCGAGTGTTTCCGCAAGCAGTATCTGGGCAATGTGGCGCATGAGCTGAAAACCCCTATTTTCAATATTCAGGGGTACATTTCGACCCTGTTGGACGGCGGGCTGGAGGACGAGCTGATTAACCGCAAGTACCTCGAACGTGCCGAAAAGAGCATCGACCGCCTGATAAACATCGTCAACGACCTCGACACCATTTCGAAGCTGGAGAGCAGCATGAACAAGCTCAATCTGGAGAAGTTCGACGTCGTGGCGCTGGCCAAGGAGATTGCCGAGCAGGCCGAGATGGAGGCCGACAGGAAGGGGATCAAAATCACGGTCAAAGGGGCCGAGAACCTGCCTTCGCCCTTCTGGGTGCTGGCCGACAAACATTATATCGGTCAGGTCTTCGTCAACCTCATCATCAACTCGGTGCGTTACGGCAAGGAGGGCGGCATGACGCGCATCCATTTCCGCGACATGCTCGACAAAATATTGGTGGAGGTCGAGGACAACGGTTCGGGAATTGGCAAGGAGGACCTGCCGCGCGTCTTCGAACGCTTCTACCGCACGGACAAGGGCCGTTCGCGGGAGCAGGGCGGCACGGGGCTCGGACTGGCCATCGTCAAGCACATCGTCGAGGCCCACGGGGAGCGGATCACGGTCCGCAGCGAACTGGGAGTGGGCAGCACCTTCTCCTTCACGCTGAAAAAAGTGAACCTGCAGGAGGTAAAGTAA
- the uvrB gene encoding excinuclease ABC subunit UvrB, with product MDFKLVSDYAPMGDQPEAIGQLVSSIEHGSKHNTLLGVTGSGKTFTVANVIARLNRPTLVLSHNKTLAAQLYGEFKNFFPENAVEYFVSYYDYYQPEAYLPSSDTYIEKDLQINAEIEKMRLATVATLLSGRRDVVVVSSVSCLYGAGNPADFHATAINVRVGQVVSYKHFLYKLVEALYTRTERDLEPATFRVNGDTVDIMAAFGEFGNQCFRVMFFDNEVEAIHSIDPVTGQRIQSLDSLTLYPTNLFVTTKERINAAVQQIYLDLGKQVEFFERAGRPMEAQRIKQRVEYDLEMIKELGYCPGIENYSRYFDGRAAGTRPFCLIDYFPKDYLMVVDESHVTLPQVHAMFGGDRARKENLVEYGFRLPAAKDNRPVTFAEFEQLQGTSIYVSATPADYELMKSEGVIVEQLIRPTGLVDPPLEVRVTVNQIDDLIGEIDKRVKNDDKVLVTTITKRMAEELSKYFDRVGVRNRYIHSDVDTLERIQILEDLRAGMFDVLVGVNLLREGLDLPEVALVAILDADKEGFLRNVRSLTQIAGRAARHSQGNVILYADTCTDSMRYAIEQSNRRREKQVRYNMEHEMLPRRAQRSGTGQSALLTGRDTPEVNLTAYPIAEDHYAAVADVQKNYAASENIDALIDKAREDMERAAKSLDFLAAAKFRDRMYELQKLREENRK from the coding sequence ATGGATTTCAAACTCGTATCGGACTACGCCCCGATGGGCGACCAGCCGGAGGCGATCGGGCAGTTGGTGAGCTCGATCGAACACGGCTCGAAGCATAACACGCTGCTGGGCGTAACAGGCTCCGGAAAGACCTTCACGGTGGCCAACGTCATCGCGCGGCTGAACCGTCCGACGCTGGTGCTGAGCCACAACAAGACCCTCGCGGCGCAGTTGTACGGGGAGTTCAAGAACTTCTTCCCCGAGAACGCCGTGGAGTATTTCGTGTCGTACTACGATTACTACCAGCCGGAGGCCTACCTGCCTTCGTCGGACACCTATATCGAGAAAGATCTCCAGATCAACGCCGAGATCGAGAAGATGCGCCTCGCCACGGTCGCCACCCTGCTGTCGGGGCGCCGCGACGTCGTCGTCGTGTCGAGCGTCTCGTGCCTCTACGGTGCGGGCAACCCCGCGGATTTCCACGCCACGGCCATCAACGTCCGGGTCGGGCAGGTCGTGAGCTACAAGCATTTCCTCTACAAACTGGTCGAGGCGCTCTACACCCGCACCGAACGCGATCTGGAGCCCGCGACATTCCGCGTCAACGGCGACACGGTGGACATCATGGCGGCCTTCGGCGAGTTCGGCAACCAGTGCTTCCGGGTGATGTTCTTCGACAACGAGGTCGAGGCCATCCACTCCATCGACCCCGTCACCGGACAGCGCATCCAGTCACTCGACAGCCTGACGCTCTACCCCACGAACCTTTTCGTGACCACCAAGGAACGCATCAACGCCGCCGTGCAGCAGATTTACCTCGACCTGGGCAAGCAGGTCGAGTTCTTCGAACGCGCCGGGCGCCCGATGGAGGCGCAGCGCATCAAACAGCGCGTGGAGTACGACCTCGAAATGATCAAGGAGCTGGGCTACTGCCCCGGCATCGAGAACTACTCGCGCTATTTCGACGGCCGCGCCGCCGGAACGCGCCCTTTCTGCCTGATCGACTACTTCCCGAAAGACTACCTGATGGTCGTGGACGAGAGCCACGTCACGCTCCCGCAGGTCCACGCCATGTTCGGCGGCGACCGGGCCCGCAAGGAGAACCTCGTGGAGTACGGCTTCCGCCTCCCGGCCGCCAAGGACAACCGCCCGGTGACCTTTGCGGAGTTCGAACAGTTGCAGGGCACCTCGATCTATGTGAGCGCCACGCCCGCCGATTACGAACTGATGAAGAGCGAGGGTGTGATCGTCGAGCAGTTGATCCGCCCCACGGGGCTCGTGGACCCGCCGCTGGAGGTGCGCGTGACGGTGAACCAGATCGACGACCTGATCGGGGAGATCGACAAGCGCGTGAAGAACGACGACAAGGTGCTCGTGACGACCATCACCAAACGCATGGCCGAGGAGCTCTCGAAATATTTCGACCGCGTGGGCGTGCGTAACCGCTACATCCACTCGGACGTCGACACGCTGGAGCGCATCCAGATACTCGAGGACCTGCGGGCCGGAATGTTCGACGTGCTGGTGGGCGTGAACCTGCTGCGCGAGGGCCTCGACCTGCCGGAGGTGGCGTTGGTGGCCATCCTCGACGCCGACAAGGAGGGATTCCTGCGCAACGTCCGCTCCCTCACGCAGATCGCCGGACGCGCCGCCCGCCATTCGCAGGGCAACGTCATCCTCTACGCCGACACCTGCACCGACTCGATGCGCTACGCCATCGAGCAGAGCAACCGCCGCCGGGAGAAGCAGGTACGTTACAACATGGAGCACGAAATGCTGCCGCGCCGGGCACAGCGCAGCGGTACGGGGCAGAGCGCCCTGCTGACGGGGCGCGACACCCCGGAGGTCAACCTGACGGCCTACCCCATCGCCGAGGATCATTACGCCGCGGTGGCCGACGTGCAGAAAAACTACGCGGCCAGCGAGAACATCGACGCCCTGATCGACAAGGCCCGCGAGGACATGGAGCGGGCGGCCAAATCACTGGATTTCCTCGCCGCGGCGAAATTCCGCGACCGGATGTACGAACTGCAAAAGCTCCGCGAAGAGAACCGGAAATAA
- the smpB gene encoding SsrA-binding protein SmpB: protein MSEQKKINIRNKRATFDYEILEEYVAGIVLVGTEIKSIRAGKASMVDTFCYFDKGELWVRGINIAEYAWGTCNNHVPRRDRKLLLTARELEKLQRASQDKGLTIVGLRMFLNERGLAKVVVGLARGRKSYDKREYLKENDAKREMDKAMKNYRR, encoded by the coding sequence ATGAGCGAACAGAAGAAGATAAATATCCGGAACAAGCGCGCGACGTTCGACTATGAGATTCTGGAAGAGTACGTTGCGGGCATCGTGTTGGTCGGAACGGAGATCAAGTCGATCCGCGCCGGAAAGGCGTCGATGGTCGATACGTTCTGCTATTTCGACAAGGGCGAACTGTGGGTGCGCGGCATCAACATCGCCGAATATGCTTGGGGAACCTGCAATAACCACGTTCCGCGCCGTGACCGCAAGCTGCTGCTCACGGCCCGTGAGCTGGAGAAGCTGCAGCGCGCCTCGCAGGACAAGGGGCTCACGATCGTGGGTCTGCGGATGTTCCTGAACGAGCGCGGACTGGCCAAGGTCGTCGTGGGGCTTGCCCGCGGCCGTAAGTCCTACGACAAGCGCGAGTACCTGAAGGAGAACGACGCCAAGCGCGAAATGGACAAGGCGATGAAAAATTACCGAAGATGA